The DNA segment GGTGGGACTTACCGCCGGCTGCTGTTTTAGATAGTAGCAACAGCTCTGCCGATGAAAGTTATTTCCGAAGTATGTTGCTACATGAAGGCGGTATTGAAGCGGTTCATTTATTTAATGCGGCACAACCAGATCCGTTGAGCTGGCGTCAATTTGCGATCCCGGCAGAGGTCTGGAATGAATTACCGCCATTGCAACAAGAAAAGTTCCGTCAGCAACATCAAATAAACTATCAGCCATTTGATGAAACGCCGGATGCAATGATGCAAGTTCTGGAAGGATTTGATTATACGCGGGAACTAACCGTGAATTATTTCTAGTCTTAGGGTTTGACGGTTGAGGCAGCCATTGACCACACTGCATTCGGGCAATGTGGTCAATGGTGAAATTACAATGCTTTGGTATAACGTTGTTCCAGATAACGACGGAACCACTGCGTATTTAACGATTCACCGGTGGCTTGTTGAATTAATTCGTCGGTACTTAATAGGCTGGCTTTTTCCCAGACATTTGTTTTTAGCCAATGGAATATTTGTGGTAAACCGTCATCGGCAGCAATCAGTTCGCCAATATTCCCCACATCACGCTCAATAGCTCCGGCAAATTGAGCCGCATAAATGGCGCCTAATGTGTAACTTGGAAAATAACCAAAAGAGCCATCAGTCCAGTGAATATCCTGCATACAACCTATAGCATCATTACCTTTGGTGCTTAATCCTAGGTATTGCTGCATTTTTGTGTTCCAGACTTCAGGCAAGTCGCGTACCTGAATTTTCTCTTCAATCAGCGCTTGTTCGATTTCAAAACGCATAATGATATGAGCAGGGTAAGTCAATTCATCGGCATCAACTCGGATAAATCCTGGTTCAATCCGGCTATAAAGCTGGATTAGATTTTCAGCTTCCAGCGCCGGTTGTTCGCCAAAATGTTGTTTAATTAATGGAGCCATTTTTCGCAGAAATGCAGGATGACGAGCCAATTGCATTTCAAAAAACAGGCTCTGGCTTTCATGAATCCCCATAGAGCGGGCTTCGCCTGCTGGCTGGCCACGCCATTTTTCTGGTAAGCCTTGTTCGTATCGTGCGTGTCCCGTTTCATGGATGACACCCATCAGGCTTGGCATGAAATCTTTTTCATTGTAGCGCGTGGTAATGCGTACATCTTCTGGTACACCACCGCAAAATGGATGGGCACTGATATCCAGACGGCCATGATTAAAATCAAAGCCCAGCAATTTCATCGCGTGTAAGCCTAATGATTTTTGGCGAACAACAGGGAAACTGCCTTCTGGTTTGATGGGATTGTAGAGTGATTGGCGTTCACCCGCCTGACGAATGATTTGTGGCAACCAGGATTTTAATTCAGTGAAGATACGCAGTAATTGGTTGCTGCTCATCCCTGGTTCATAGAGGTCGATCAGGCTATCGTAAGGTGTCAGTTCTAACGCTTCTGCCCGGATCTGGGCTGCTTCGCGGGTCAAATCAACGACTACTTTCAGATTAGGCTCAAATCCTTTCCAATCATTGTTTTTGCGTTGTTCACGCCATGCGTGTTCACAACGTGAACCTGCCAGTGTTTTGGCTTGAACCAAATCTTCTGGTAACAATGCTGCGTTCTGCCAACGACGACGCATTTCATTTAAATTGGCTTGTTGTTCGTCAGATAAAGTTTCATTTTCGGCAGTATTCAGCCAGTCCGCGATCTCTGGGGCGGTCAATTTTTGATGTTGTAGCAAGGCCAGTTCAGCTAATGCTGCACCACGCGCCTGATTTCCTCCATCTGGCATCATTGTGGCCTGATCCCAGCCACAAATCGCCTGCAGATGTTGCAGATGATGCAGTTGTTGAAAACGTTGTTCTAATAATTGATAAGACATGCTGTGTTTCCTGTTTACTTTCTGCAACAACAAATAATACGTGCGGTCCGCGTCATAATAACGCTCGGATCTGAGACAAACCAGAGTTTAAGTTTATTGTTTGATTAAGCAATATCTGGAATATGCGTATTTCATCGAGTCTGGATGTTAGATATTTTGTATCCGTTTTGCTTCAACATTTGAATTAATCCATTTGGACCATACAGGTGCATGGCACCTACAACCATAAAATTATGCGGATAAGTTTCCGACATAATCTTCGGCAGCCAATTTTGATTTCTTTCTTTGATTAAATGCTGTTCTAAATATTGGCGTAATTTGGGGCTGGTATCATCATCTTCCAGTAAAGCCTGAATTTTATTCCGATCGCCTTTTTCCCATGCTTTGATGAGATCGGGTAAGTCAGCGTTAACTTTATTGATTTGTTTTAACGTTGCTTCGAGAAAATCATTTTCTACGCCACCCAATCCAGCGAGATAAGCAAGTTGTTGGTCGGGCGTTTCCAGATAATGGATGGAAACCTGTTTATCTTTTGCTAAGCCAATGAAGTATTGATCGACACCCAATGCGGCTTGATACCCCGCTTGTTGAATGGCTTGTTGTTGCAAAGTAATAGCAACAAACCAAGGTCGAAACTTAGACAATAGGGGCTCACTTAATTGATACAGTGCAGCGGTTTGAATGGTTTTTTGGTAAAGCGGTAGGCTGAGTTGTTGAGACAATGTTGTGTCAGTTGGCAACATGGCATAAGAGAGCAAGCTTTGCTGACTAGTAGGAGCAGACTGATTGAGATCGGTCTCGACAATCAAATTATCTGCCTGTTGCCAGCGTTGCATAATGGCTGGCGGCAATGGATACATCTCTTCGTGTCCGACATGGATTGAGCCTAACAGCCAGAGCTTTTGCTCGCCTCGTTCTGCTAACCAAAAATCAGGCGATGATGCTGCCAGAACTATGTCGGGTGATAAGGTGAGCAGTAATAACCCTAGCCAGCCAAAACCTTTCATTCCAGAGATCAGGGCATTACCATAGTGTAGAAATCTATTTTTTATCATGGAGATATTTAATGCCTCATATTCGATGTCGAGGAATGCAACGTGACCTAGTGGTTGCCATCAGTGAAACCTTAGTTGAACAGTTAGCTGAACTGACTAAGGCTCCGGCTGCACATTTTACTATTGAGTATATTCCGGCTGAGTTTATTGCGACACGTTTTGGTGGTCAGGCATATCCATTTATTGAGCTTTTCTGGTTTGACCGTGGACAAGAGATGCAAGATGCCGCGGTTCGATTGATAACATCGATTGTAAAATCGAAACTAGAGGCTGATGTAGCTGTTGTGGTACAGCCTCTACAACGAACGAATTATTACGATAATGGTCAGCACTATTAATGTCCGAAAAAATGCCGCAAAAAATTTGCGGCATTTTTTTATGCAGAGCGGCAAAGAATACTGTCTAACCAGCGTGTCGGTAATATGCGCCGTAACAAAGCAAATAAATGAGTAGGAAAGGTCACACCGTATCGTGTTTTGGCGTGTTTGCTGCGCAGCGCATGCAATACCGGTTTCAAACAGGATTCGGGCTCTAGCGTGAAAGGGTTTTTCGGTGTCGGATTTTGTAAACGCTGTAATGTTTGTTGATAAACTTCATGATGGCGACTGGTTGCTACATCAATATGTTGCTGAAATTTAATCAGTGCATTACTGCGAAATTGACTGCGGATTGGTCCTGGCTCAATGAGACTTATCTGAATTGCTGTATCCCGTAATTCGAGTCGCAAAGTGTCAGTATAACCTTCCAGTGCAAATTTACTGGCGTTATAAGCACCGCGATATTTCATAGCTACCAAACCGAGAACTGAGCTGATTTGTATAATCCGACCGCGGTTTTGTTGCAGCATGGTGGGTAGTATTAGCCGGAGTAAATGATGCCAGCCAAACAAATTCGTATTGAACTGCTCGCGTAAGGCTTGGGTTGGTAGATCTTCAATGGCACCTGTCTGGCCATACGCACCATTATTTATTAGTGCATATAACTGACCGTCTGATTCAGCTAATGCCCACTCTACGGCGGCCTCAATACTGTGTTCATCATTCAGATCAAGTTTATGTGCGCGCAGCCCTGATTGTTGTAAGCGAGTTACATCATTCTCTTTTCTTGCTGTTGCTAAGACCTGGTAACCCTCTTGTTGCAGACGCTGGGCTAAATGCAAACCTATGCCTGTAGAGCAACCAGTGATGAGAATGAAATCAGCCATCATATTTCCTGTTTATGATGAAAGTGTTTGAATATCTTAATGTGGATCGTACATAAAACAAAACCGGGAGTATTGCTCCCGGTTTTGTTTATTCGATGGCTAGTTTATGCGCCACTGTTATCAAGTCGAACGGTTAACGTCTGGCCTGGTTTAAGGTGGTTATGCCCTAAACTATTCCAGCGCATCAGTTCATTCACGGTGATCTGAAATTTCTCCGCAATGGAAGAAAGTGAATCACCACGACGTACTTCATAACGTTTTAACTTGGCCGCTTTAGCAACAGACTGCTTAGCTGTTTTGCCAGATACTTTACTTACTGGCGCATTGACCAATAAAACCTGACCGGGCTTAATTTTATTCTTATCCAAACGGTTCCACTGTGCTAACTGCTTTTCTGATACGCCATAACTACGAGCGACTGTACCTAAGGTATCACCGCGTTTTACTTTATGGTGGATACCAATAGTTGCTGATGACTTACTATCATTATTCGTATCAGCGGTATCATCATTACCATCAGTCACATCATTGCTGGCAATCGCTACGCGTTCACTGTCATCACGCAAACGTTTTTGCGGTGCCATATCGGCCAATGCCAGTTCAAGCTCATCAGCTACACCGATAGGCACCAGCAAATGATCAGGCCCTTTTGGTGAGGTCGTGTTGCGGCTTAAACCTGGGTTCAGACGCTTCAACGCAGGAAATGACATATTTGCCTGTTCTGCAGCAGTGCGCAAATCCACCTGACCGTGAGTATCGATCAAACGAACCGACGCCCGATTGGGTGTTTTCGGCAGGTCAATACCATATTTTTTCGCATTTTTGATGACATCAGCCAATGCCAACATACGTGGTACATATTCCATCGTCTGACGAGGTAATTGCAGCGAGAAAAAATCTGTCGCTTTACCACGAGCACGATTTGCATCAATAGCGTCTTGAATTCGGCCTTCACCTGCATTGTATGCAGCAACGGCATTCATCCAATCGCCTTCAAAATAGGCATTTAACTGAGCCAGATAATCCAGCGCAGCCTGAGTTGAGGCGACAACGTCACGACGACCGTCATACCAGTAATCCTGTTTCAGACCATAGCGTCTGCCTGATGCACTTAAGAATTGCCATAAGCCAACAGCGTTGCCATGGGAGCGGGCATTAGGGTTATATGCACTTTCAACAATGGGCAATAACACCAGCTCCATTGGCATCTGACGTTTATCAATTTCCTCTGTGATTAGGTGGAGGAAGGGGGCGGCACGTTCGGTGACAGTTCGCAGGTACTTTGGATGTTGGATATACCAATCACGATAAGCAATGACGTCAGGATCATTTGGAATGGTCAACTGCATCTCGTCAGCAATGCGGTCCCACATGTACGGATGTGAGCTTTCCGATCGATCCAGAGCCGAGGTTGCATGCGACCTATAATTCGACATTACGTTAACGGTAGAACCCAACTTATTTTTATCTGAGTCGGTTTGTAACGCCTGGCAACCGGTCAGCAACAACGCACCCAATAGGGCCAAATGTAGCTTTATGTTCATCCAGTCATCCTCAAAATTTTGACAGATGGTATGTGTGTTTAGGGTTCAGATCAAGCCTTGCATAATTTATGCTCAGTTACAGCTCAAAGATTATTCTTTTTTTCGCGCAAAATAGCAAAGATCTGGATCTCATTTTCGAGATAGAGATCGCTCGATTTTTGAGCATAAGTCACAATGCTGGGGTTATTTGTGCGTAAAAACACATTACTGCTCTTTTCGATACCTATTGAAGATGGCAGTGTTGGACAACCCTGTTGGCGTAATTTGCTTACTTCTTTAATTCGCGACATTGTAAACATATTATCTGGTTCAACCTGCCAACAATAGCTTAAATTGTTGTAAGTATATTCATGTGCAGGATAAACGAGAGTCTCTTCCGGTAAGCTGGCTAGTCGTTGCAACGAGTGATACATCTGTGCCGCAGTGCCGGTAAATAGGCGTCCACAGCCACCAGAAAAGAGCGTATCGCCACAAAACAGGGCGCCATGACCGTGAAATACAATGTGTTCAGCAGTATGCCCTGGCGTGTGCCAGACTTTAAACGCCAGCTGAAGATCAGGAAAGCTGATCAGATCCTGATCGTGCATGGTGTGCAATTGTGGCACGTCAGGTAGTGTAATTTGTGGGCCGTAAACTTCACATTGAGGATAGTGAGTCAAAAGCTCGGCAACACCATCAACATGATCATGATGGTGGTGTGTAATGAAAATGGCGCGAAGTGTTAGTGCTTGTTGTTGCAGCCGTTCAAGTACGGGCGCTGATTCGCCTGGATCAACAACAATAGCCTGTTCGCCTTGCTTAATCAGCCAGATATAGTTGTCGGTACGAGAGGGAATAGCTTGTACTTGCAACATGTGATGAGCTCCGATACGAATTCTGCAGTGTTGTGTATAAAATGAAAGTGAGACAAAGGCAATATTTACCCGTGTTGAGGTGATGATGTGAAACCAGCAAAAACAAACCGGGAAATCATTGCACCAGAAAATTGGAGCGAATTACCGATGGGTGATTGGCTGGCAATGGAAATCCAGCATAAGCTCGATGAATGGTGCCAGTTTATGTTTGGTTACCATCTTTTGAAGTTGGGACCATTGAGTAGTCAGTTGTCATGTTCTACTTCTACTATTCGTCATCAATGTGCTCTTGGTACAGAAGGCGCCTCTTTGGGAATGATTGCCGATGTTGGAGAGTTACCGATTCGATCTGGCAGTGTCGATGCCTGTTTACTGGCGCATACACTTGATTTTAGTAACGATCCGCATCAGATCTTGCGGGAAGTAGAACGCGTATTAACGCCGGATGGTTGGATCATCATCAGTGGTTTTAATCCATATAGCTTGGTTGGCTTAGGAAAACTACTGCCTCATCTACGTCGTCGGCTGCCTTGGTCGGCGCAAATGTTTTCACCTGAGCGAGTGCTTGACTGGTTACATTTACTCGGTTTTGAAGTGGTGCATCTGGAAGGGTTTGCTTATTCAGCACTTTCTCGTCGCAGTCGAATTCACTGCTGGCGGGAAAATACCGCCAGACGGTGTGGTTATCGGTTTGCATCAACCTATATGCTCGCGGCCCGAAAACGGACACTTCCGTTAACCCGGATCCGCGAGGTGGCGTGGTTGAAACGTCCGGTGATGGTGGGTGGTATGGCCAGACTAAAAAATCAGACCCGGACGCAACGTTAAATATTTATTATGATGGGTAGCCGGAATCAATCAGACGGCTATCTGCTGCGAGCGCGGCATTGCGTGCGAGCTCGTCACAACGCTCATTTTCTGGGTGACCTGAGTGCCCTTTGACCCAAAACCATTCTACTTCATGCCGTTGAATTTCGCTGTCTAGCAGTAACCATAAGTCCACATTCTTAACTGGTTCACGGTTGGCGGTTTTCCAGCCTTTCTTCTTCCAGCCATGGATCCACTGGGTTATACCTTGACGAACATATTGGCTATCCGTCGTCAGTTTGACCTGACAGGGTTCACTCAAAGACTGTAAACCAGCAATTGCGGCCATTAACTCCATGCGGTTATTGGTCGTCAGTTCGTAACCTTGAGCTAATTCTTTACGGTGTTGTTTGTAGATCAAAACGGCGGCATAACCGCCAGGGCCAGGGTTGCCGAGACATGAGCCATCGGTATAGAGAGTTATCTGTTTTAGCATAGTGTCGTGGTATTCTGAGCGTCTGAGTAAAGTGTGACATAAAAGTGCTATGAACCCAATGCAAACGAATCGCTACGTAATTCTAGACACGGAAACCACGGGTATGAACCAGAGTGGTGGCCCGGTATATATCGGTCATCGCATCATTGAAATCGGTTGTGTGGAGGTGATAAACCGCCGTTTAACCGGAAATCATTACCATGTTTATATCAAACCAGATCGTTTGGTGGATGAAGAAGCAATCCGGGTACATGGTATTACCGACGCTTTCCTTGCGGATAAGCCGCCGTTTGCTGCTATTGCACAAGAGTTCCGGGATTTTATTCGTGGCGCGGAATTAGTCATTCATAACGCAGCGTTCGACGTTGGCTTCATCGATCATGAATTTGACAAGCTAGGCTGGACGGAGCGGGTTAAAGATATCTGCAAAGTCACCGATTCGCTAGCGTTGGCGCGGGGCCAGTTCCCCGGTAAGCGCAATAGCTTGGATGCGTTGTGTACCCGGTTTGGTATCGATAACTCGCATCGTACTTTGCACGGCGCGTTATTGGACGCCGAAATTCTGGCTGATGTCTATTTATTGATGACCGGTGGTCAGACGCGACTGGAGTTACACAACACAGTCAATGATAATAGTTCTGGTTCATCTGCATCAGCTCAGCAGTTAAAAATGCTGCAGCGGAATGGTTCGTTGAAAGTTTTACGTGCATCAGAAGATGAATTAGCGGCACATGAAAAAAGATTAGATCTGGTTGCTAAAAAAGGCGGTAGCTGCCTGTGGCGGCCGGAACAAGAATAAACGTTTTTTCCATATAAAAATGAAAGGAAAAATACCGTATATGTATCAAGAAATTATTAAGCAGGAATTGGTTACGGCTCAACAGGCTTTGGCCGATTTTATTGCTGATGCCGAAAATATTAATGCTATAGAACAAGCAGCAAAACTAATTGCCGCATCACTGCGTGACGGCGGTAAAGTCATGTCATGCGGCAATGGTGGATCACACTGTGATGCGATGCATTTTGCCGAAGAGTTAACTGGCCGATACCGTGAAGACCGTCCGGGTTATGCGGGGATCGCTATTTCTGACCCAAGTCATTTATCGTGTGTATCAAATGACTATGGTTATCAGTACGTATTTTCCCGTTATCTGGAAGCGGTTGGTCGCGCTGGTGATGTGATGCTGGGCATCTCAACTAGCGGTAATTCCGGAAATATTATTACAGCTATTGAGTCGGCTAAAAAGAAAGGCATTAAAGTTGTGACTTTAACCGGCAAGGATGGCGGTAAAATGGCCGGCATGGCGGATGTGGAAATTCGTGTTCCGTATTTTGGTTACGCAGATCGTATTCAAGAGATCCACATTAAAGTGATCCATATTTTGATCATGTTGATTGAAAAAGAGTTGGCTGTCTGATTAGTTTGAGGTGCGACTGTGTGCGAATTATTGGGTATGAGTGCGAATGTTCCCACTGATATCTGCTTTAGTTTCAGTGGATTAGTACAACGTGGCGGGCGTACTGGCCCGCATGTTGATGGTTGGGGCATTACTTTCTATGAAGGGAAGGGCTGCCGTACTTTTAAAGATCCCGTAGCTTGTGCGCAGTCTCAAATTGCTAAACTGGTTCAGGAATATCCAATTAAAAGTTGTGCTGTGGTGAGTCATATCCGCCAGGCGAATCGTGGTAGTGTGGCGTTAGAAAATACTCACCCATTTACACGGGAGCTGTGGGGGCGTTACTGGACCTTTGCGCACAATGGTCAGCTGACGGATTATGAATCACTTGATGTCGGTCGTTTTGTACCGGTTGGCCAAACTGATAGTGAAAGGTCGTTTTGCTGGTTGTTAAACCAACTAGAGAAACAATTCCCATTTTTCCCAGAAAAACCTGAATCATTGTTTCAGGTTTTAGCGACGTTATGTAATGAATTAATGCAATTAGGCGTGTTCAATATGCTGTTATCTGATGGCGAATATTTGATCACCTATTGCACCACCAATCTTCATTGCATTACTCGCCGTGCACCGTTTGGTCAGGCTAAGTTAATCGATGATGATGTTACGATTGATTTTCAGCAGGAAACGACACCAAACGATGTAGTGACCGTGATTGCGACTCAGCCGCTGACAAATAATGAGCAGTGGCAAAAAATGGATCGCGGTGAACTGAAGATTTTTCGTTTCGGTGAGCAATTATTTGCTATTACAACGGAAGAAAAAGAACAGGGAGCTTAAGCTCCCTGTTCTTTATTTGCATTACGCTGTTTGCCCTGCGCCATCGTCGTCACTGGCATAACCTGATAGTGGAAGACATTCGCCATCCAACCAAGCTTTACCCTCTTTCATGACTAAACGTTGCTGACAAAACCAGTTGATCACTAATGGATAGATCTGATGTTCCTGCACATGCACGCGTTGTGCTAACTCTTCGGCAGTATCATCCGCAAAGACAGGAACTTTGGCCTGCAGGATCACCGGGCCACCATCAAGTTCTTCCGTGACAAAATGCACACTGGCGCCGTGTTCACTATCACCCGCATCAATTGCTTTTTGATGCGTATGCAAACCTTGGTATTTAGGTAGCAAAGACGGATGAATATTCAACATGCGTCCGGCATAGTGATTCACAAAAGCTGGCGTCAAGATCCGCATAAAACCGGCCATAATAATCAGATCGGGTTGGTGACGATCAATTTCAGTCATCAACGCTGCATCATATTGTGCCCGATCAGCATAATCCTGATTAGAAATGACAGCGGTATGGATATCAGCAGCACTTGCACGCTTCAATCCATAAGCATCTGCGCGGTTACTGATAACAGCAGCGACACGGCCATGAATTTTGCCTGACTTGCAGGCGTCAATGACTGCCTGCAAGTTGCTTCCTGTTCCAGAAATCAGAACAACCAGATTCATTAGTTAATTTCTACCTGTTTTTCACCGGCAGAGGCTTGTTCGATATGACCGATCAACCAAGCGTTTTCACCTTCGGCTTTCAGCAATGCCAGTGCAGCATCAACTTGATCTTGTGGCAACGCGATGATCATGCCAACGCCACAGTTGAAGGTGCGGTACATTTCGTAAGTTTCAACGTTGCCGCTTTTTTGCAGCCAGTTGAACACTTCTGGCCATTGCCAGCTGCTGCCGTCGATCACTGCTTTGGTGTTTTCTGGCAATACGCGCGGGATGTTTTCCCAGAAACCACCACCGGTGATGTGCGACA comes from the uncultured Tolumonas sp. genome and includes:
- a CDS encoding VC2046/SO_2500 family protein encodes the protein MLTQTIREHFLVDELQLGQQLNDAIHQEQRSYFSLLLSMLSADVLDQPEFSSKTEENIPAIDWRKRWDLPPAAVLDSSNSSADESYFRSMLLHEGGIEAVHLFNAAQPDPLSWRQFAIPAEVWNELPPLQQEKFRQQHQINYQPFDETPDAMMQVLEGFDYTRELTVNYF
- a CDS encoding carboxypeptidase M32; amino-acid sequence: MSYQLLEQRFQQLHHLQHLQAICGWDQATMMPDGGNQARGAALAELALLQHQKLTAPEIADWLNTAENETLSDEQQANLNEMRRRWQNAALLPEDLVQAKTLAGSRCEHAWREQRKNNDWKGFEPNLKVVVDLTREAAQIRAEALELTPYDSLIDLYEPGMSSNQLLRIFTELKSWLPQIIRQAGERQSLYNPIKPEGSFPVVRQKSLGLHAMKLLGFDFNHGRLDISAHPFCGGVPEDVRITTRYNEKDFMPSLMGVIHETGHARYEQGLPEKWRGQPAGEARSMGIHESQSLFFEMQLARHPAFLRKMAPLIKQHFGEQPALEAENLIQLYSRIEPGFIRVDADELTYPAHIIMRFEIEQALIEEKIQVRDLPEVWNTKMQQYLGLSTKGNDAIGCMQDIHWTDGSFGYFPSYTLGAIYAAQFAGAIERDVGNIGELIAADDGLPQIFHWLKTNVWEKASLLSTDELIQQATGESLNTQWFRRYLEQRYTKAL
- a CDS encoding TraB/GumN family protein, whose amino-acid sequence is MIKNRFLHYGNALISGMKGFGWLGLLLLTLSPDIVLAASSPDFWLAERGEQKLWLLGSIHVGHEEMYPLPPAIMQRWQQADNLIVETDLNQSAPTSQQSLLSYAMLPTDTTLSQQLSLPLYQKTIQTAALYQLSEPLLSKFRPWFVAITLQQQAIQQAGYQAALGVDQYFIGLAKDKQVSIHYLETPDQQLAYLAGLGGVENDFLEATLKQINKVNADLPDLIKAWEKGDRNKIQALLEDDDTSPKLRQYLEQHLIKERNQNWLPKIMSETYPHNFMVVGAMHLYGPNGLIQMLKQNGYKISNIQTR
- a CDS encoding DUF1904 family protein gives rise to the protein MPHIRCRGMQRDLVVAISETLVEQLAELTKAPAAHFTIEYIPAEFIATRFGGQAYPFIELFWFDRGQEMQDAAVRLITSIVKSKLEADVAVVVQPLQRTNYYDNGQHY
- a CDS encoding SDR family oxidoreductase; the encoded protein is MADFILITGCSTGIGLHLAQRLQQEGYQVLATARKENDVTRLQQSGLRAHKLDLNDEHSIEAAVEWALAESDGQLYALINNGAYGQTGAIEDLPTQALREQFNTNLFGWHHLLRLILPTMLQQNRGRIIQISSVLGLVAMKYRGAYNASKFALEGYTDTLRLELRDTAIQISLIEPGPIRSQFRSNALIKFQQHIDVATSRHHEVYQQTLQRLQNPTPKNPFTLEPESCLKPVLHALRSKHAKTRYGVTFPTHLFALLRRILPTRWLDSILCRSA
- a CDS encoding LysM peptidoglycan-binding domain-containing protein, whose product is MNIKLHLALLGALLLTGCQALQTDSDKNKLGSTVNVMSNYRSHATSALDRSESSHPYMWDRIADEMQLTIPNDPDVIAYRDWYIQHPKYLRTVTERAAPFLHLITEEIDKRQMPMELVLLPIVESAYNPNARSHGNAVGLWQFLSASGRRYGLKQDYWYDGRRDVVASTQAALDYLAQLNAYFEGDWMNAVAAYNAGEGRIQDAIDANRARGKATDFFSLQLPRQTMEYVPRMLALADVIKNAKKYGIDLPKTPNRASVRLIDTHGQVDLRTAAEQANMSFPALKRLNPGLSRNTTSPKGPDHLLVPIGVADELELALADMAPQKRLRDDSERVAIASNDVTDGNDDTADTNNDSKSSATIGIHHKVKRGDTLGTVARSYGVSEKQLAQWNRLDKNKIKPGQVLLVNAPVSKVSGKTAKQSVAKAAKLKRYEVRRGDSLSSIAEKFQITVNELMRWNSLGHNHLKPGQTLTVRLDNSGA
- the gloB gene encoding hydroxyacylglutathione hydrolase, whose amino-acid sequence is MLQVQAIPSRTDNYIWLIKQGEQAIVVDPGESAPVLERLQQQALTLRAIFITHHHHDHVDGVAELLTHYPQCEVYGPQITLPDVPQLHTMHDQDLISFPDLQLAFKVWHTPGHTAEHIVFHGHGALFCGDTLFSGGCGRLFTGTAAQMYHSLQRLASLPEETLVYPAHEYTYNNLSYCWQVEPDNMFTMSRIKEVSKLRQQGCPTLPSSIGIEKSSNVFLRTNNPSIVTYAQKSSDLYLENEIQIFAILREKKNNL
- a CDS encoding class I SAM-dependent methyltransferase, which encodes MKPAKTNREIIAPENWSELPMGDWLAMEIQHKLDEWCQFMFGYHLLKLGPLSSQLSCSTSTIRHQCALGTEGASLGMIADVGELPIRSGSVDACLLAHTLDFSNDPHQILREVERVLTPDGWIIISGFNPYSLVGLGKLLPHLRRRLPWSAQMFSPERVLDWLHLLGFEVVHLEGFAYSALSRRSRIHCWRENTARRCGYRFASTYMLAARKRTLPLTRIREVAWLKRPVMVGGMARLKNQTRTQR
- the rnhA gene encoding ribonuclease HI, with translation MLKQITLYTDGSCLGNPGPGGYAAVLIYKQHRKELAQGYELTTNNRMELMAAIAGLQSLSEPCQVKLTTDSQYVRQGITQWIHGWKKKGWKTANREPVKNVDLWLLLDSEIQRHEVEWFWVKGHSGHPENERCDELARNAALAADSRLIDSGYPS
- the dnaQ gene encoding DNA polymerase III subunit epsilon; translation: MNPMQTNRYVILDTETTGMNQSGGPVYIGHRIIEIGCVEVINRRLTGNHYHVYIKPDRLVDEEAIRVHGITDAFLADKPPFAAIAQEFRDFIRGAELVIHNAAFDVGFIDHEFDKLGWTERVKDICKVTDSLALARGQFPGKRNSLDALCTRFGIDNSHRTLHGALLDAEILADVYLLMTGGQTRLELHNTVNDNSSGSSASAQQLKMLQRNGSLKVLRASEDELAAHEKRLDLVAKKGGSCLWRPEQE
- the lpcA gene encoding D-sedoheptulose 7-phosphate isomerase, which produces MYQEIIKQELVTAQQALADFIADAENINAIEQAAKLIAASLRDGGKVMSCGNGGSHCDAMHFAEELTGRYREDRPGYAGIAISDPSHLSCVSNDYGYQYVFSRYLEAVGRAGDVMLGISTSGNSGNIITAIESAKKKGIKVVTLTGKDGGKMAGMADVEIRVPYFGYADRIQEIHIKVIHILIMLIEKELAV
- a CDS encoding class II glutamine amidotransferase; amino-acid sequence: MCELLGMSANVPTDICFSFSGLVQRGGRTGPHVDGWGITFYEGKGCRTFKDPVACAQSQIAKLVQEYPIKSCAVVSHIRQANRGSVALENTHPFTRELWGRYWTFAHNGQLTDYESLDVGRFVPVGQTDSERSFCWLLNQLEKQFPFFPEKPESLFQVLATLCNELMQLGVFNMLLSDGEYLITYCTTNLHCITRRAPFGQAKLIDDDVTIDFQQETTPNDVVTVIATQPLTNNEQWQKMDRGELKIFRFGEQLFAITTEEKEQGA
- the purN gene encoding phosphoribosylglycinamide formyltransferase; the encoded protein is MNLVVLISGTGSNLQAVIDACKSGKIHGRVAAVISNRADAYGLKRASAADIHTAVISNQDYADRAQYDAALMTEIDRHQPDLIIMAGFMRILTPAFVNHYAGRMLNIHPSLLPKYQGLHTHQKAIDAGDSEHGASVHFVTEELDGGPVILQAKVPVFADDTAEELAQRVHVQEHQIYPLVINWFCQQRLVMKEGKAWLDGECLPLSGYASDDDGAGQTA